In Chrysoperla carnea chromosome 2, inChrCarn1.1, whole genome shotgun sequence, the following proteins share a genomic window:
- the LOC123292979 gene encoding insulinoma-associated protein 1a-like encodes MPRVGGYLTALHQQYSTPSDDYLIAAAAYKHDAILYNHQQSTNFNQQNTAAVSLLTQLQYLRYTEPLELTSTIPLDLSVKNSNQSPPQTPPKRKRSPSPENLSKWLKTQHELSSPTSTTSSTITSTTILKPKKVKATCTIIPSATTNVQQSNTTIVKKSKAVRKLNFDEDKSSPVSGTIIRELGPDETLVVRKGDIDPAYNVVEVTDEAKAELAKIENHIGDYVCRLCKELYEDAFQLAQHRCSRIVHVEYRCPECDKVFNCPANLASHRRWHKPRTSTSTGVSNKDQTKIDPNAEENLQFACMECGKKFRRQAYLRKHLITTHSIDSNDTSLPEQSTAMETNELKIEVN; translated from the coding sequence ATGCCACGCGTTGGTGGTTATTTAACGGCATTACATCAACAATATTCAACACCATCCGATGATTATTTGATTGCTGCTGCAGCATACAAGCACGatgcaattttatataatcatcaacaatcaacaaattttaatcaacaAAATACGGCAGCTGTATCATTGTTAACACAATTACAATATTTACGTTATACAGAACCATTAGAATTAACTTCAACAATACCATTAGATTTATCagtgaaaaattcaaatcaatctCCACCACAAACACCGCCAAAACGTAAACGATCACCATCACccgaaaatttatcaaaatggtTAAAAACACAACACGAATTATCATCCCCTACGTCAACAACCTCATCAACAATAACTTCTACAACAATCTTAAAACCAAAGAAAGTTAAAGCAACATGTACCATAATCCCAAGTGCAACAACTAATGTTCAACAATCGAATACAACAAtcgttaaaaaatcaaaagctGTACGTAAATTAAACTTCGATGAAGATAAAAGTTCACCAGTTTCTGGAACAATCATACGTGAACTCGGTCCAGATGAAACATTAGTCGTACGAAAAGGTGATATCGATCCAGCTTATAATGTAGTCGAAGTTACCGATGAAGCCAAAGCAGAATTAGCGAAAATCGAAAATCATATTGGAGACTATGTGTGCCGATTATGTAAAGAATTATATGAAGATGCATTTCAATTGGCACAACATCGATGTAGTCGAATTGTTCACGTCGAATATCGTTGTCCAGAATGTGATAAAGTGTTTAATTGTCCAGCGAACTTAGCATCTCATCGTCGATGGCATAAACCACGTACATCAACATCAACTGGAGTATCGAATAAAGATCAAACGAAAATCGATCCGAATGCtgaagaaaatttacaattcgCATGTATGGAATGTGGGAAAAAATTTCGACGTCAAGCGTATCTCCgaaaacatttaataacaacCCATTCTATTGATAGCAATGATACAAGTTTACCAGAACAATCAACAGCAATGGAaacaaatgaattgaaaattgaagtgaACTGA